The Bradyrhizobium sp. G127 genome segment CGGCGCAACGTCATCGATCGACGAAACCACGCTGCCCGGCGTGTCCGGCAGCATTTCGCGCGATTACTCGCTGCAGGTCGATCATGCCTTCCGCCGCTGGCTGATCGGCACCGCGAAGGTCGGCACCGGCACAACGGACTATGACGGCACGCGTCTCGACAAGCGTTATTTTGTTGAAGGCGATCTGGTCTACAAGCTGTCGCGCACGTTCCAGATCAAGGCGCAGGTCCGTCAGGACTGGCTGGAAAGCTCGATCGCCGGTGCAAGCTCGTCGGCGACGATCGTGATGCTCGGCGTCCGCGTGCAGCGGTGAGGCGAGCGAGTATCGGCATTCGGCCCGCAGTTCGTCATGGCCGGGCTTGACCCGGCCATCCACGACTTATCTCGACATTCGCAAGCAAGACGTGGATCACCAGGTTAAGCCCGGTGATGACGATCGCAGCTATTGGTGTATCGCGCGTAATCTCTCCGCGTCGTCCCCGCGCAGGCGGGGACCCATAACCACTGAACGTCGTGGTGATTGCGAGAAGGTTGCTCCAGCATCTCCGTTAAATCGATAACTCAGGGAGTATGGGTCCCCGCCTGCGCGGGGACGACATCGTATATGTTGAGCGTTCGCAGATCGCCTCCCGATTCAATTTTCAAACAGCCACGCGCAACCGTTCCCGCGCATCGCGCGAGGTGAGTTTGTAGTTTCCCCCTCACATGCGCGCGCGAGGCCTGCCTCGTTCGCGCCCCTTAAAAAGGGAGGGGCATGGAGCGCCGCGAGGCGCACCTTGTCTTGTCTCGCTTCCGGCATCCGCTTGCGAGGCGGTATTTCTCCGGAAGCGCATCGCCTTGCGGCGCTCCATTCGCGGCGATTTGTGTCCGGGGGACCGTGCTTCCGGGACAGGACGAGCGCGTACCGCGCCTCCGATCCGGCAGGCTTTCGCCCGCCTTCATCCTGTCCTCGTCCAGCCATTGAAGGCAGAGCCACGTAGTTGGCCCGGACGGTGACCCCCGGCCTCCCGGACGTGTGGGTGCGAATCCACATCGCGCAGGCGCCGCATCCTGTTCCGCTTCAAAAGCGCCCTCGAGAAGCGCCCCTCACGAACAGGACGCTTCGAACTTAAGAGAGGTTTGAAGCGCGGGGATTGGTATCCCCATCACGAAATGTTGCAGGAGTCGTCACGCCGGATCATTCGCCGTCATTCGGGGGCGCGAGCATCTTTGCGAGTGAACCCGGAATCCACCGCTGCTGACAAAGCCATAACAAGGGGACTGGATTCCGGGTCTGCGCGTGAAGAACGCGCATCCCGGAATGACAGGTTCAAGCATCCGGGCCCGCGTCCAGGAAGACGCGTCCCGGAATGACGAGTGCTGAAATGTGCATCGCGGGTATCCCGGGCGCGGCCTCGGGATCGTCGCCGGCTAGCACCCATTCGCAGATACGCGTGCTTCGGAGATTCCGCGCCGGACACCCAACGATGCGCCGGTGGACGGCGAAAGCGCCCGATTGACAGATCGCCAATCATCAGAACAAATAGAGAACATAAATCATCCCGACTCGCCGGGCGAGGCAAACCGGTCTGTCGCGATCTCTGCCATATCGGAGAGCCATATGTTCAGACCGGCCACGCAGAAGGACATCGACCGTTACGACCGCGCCGTGGACAGCGCCATCGCCACCTGCGGCGGCGACATTCGCGGCGCGCTCAAGGCGCTCATCATCGCCAATGAGTTTCTGGAAGAGGAATTGCGGCAGGTGCTTGAGAGTTGCGCGGTGCCAGCCACAGAGGTGGCACCCGAAAGAAACGTCGCCTAGACACCTTTCTCCCATAGTCCTGACGAATGCGCGGACCGCATTCGCGAAGCGAATCGATGTTGCGTCATCCTGAGGTGCGAGCCGCGTTTGCGGCGAGCCTCGAAGGATACGCAGCCGGTTGGATCGCCATCACCCTTCGAGGCGCGCAAGAGCGTGCACCTCAGAATGACGGCAGTCCGATTTCTGTGTTTGTTTCGATCTTCGATACCGGGTTCGCGTCCGGAGCACGCATCCCGGAATGACCGTTGGAGAGATCACGGCCTTTCCGGCGCGCCCGGCGTTACTTCATCAGCGTCTTCGCCACCGCCATGTACATCGGCAGCGAGACAGGATCGTTGGCGGCGTTGGCAGCCATCGGATGCGAGGCGTAGCGCACGACCACCATCTCGGCCTTCGGGTCGATATAGATGCTCTGGCCATAGATGCCGCGCGCCGTGTAGGCGTTGTGCTCGTTGTGGGTGATCCACCACATGTCGCGATAGGACCAGCCCTTCAGCAGCGAATAGCCGGCCTTCTCGAAGTCTTCCTTCCTGCCACCCTTCTCGATGTCGGCGACGGCCGACGCCGGAATCACCTGCTTGCCGCTGACCTTGCCCTTGTTGCGCATCATCTCGCCGAAGCGAGCGAGATCGCGCAGCGTGGTGTTGAGACCGCCGCCGCCGGATTCGGTGCCGATGCTGTCGACCATGAAATAGGCGTCGTGCTCGGCGCCGAGCTTCGACCAAACCCGCTGCGACAGCAGCTCCGCCATCGACAGGCCGCTCGCGCGCTTGACAATCCACGCCAGCACCTCGGCGTTCGCCGTCTTGTAGAAGAAGCCGTTGCCGTGCTCGCCGTCCTTCTTCAGCTTGACGAGGAAGTCGAAGAAGGTGCGCGGCCCCTGATAGTTCGGCGTCAGCGGCACCATGCCGCCGGCGCGCGCATAGTCGTACACTTCGGCCTGCGGGTCGGAATAGTTTTCCGAGAACTTCACGCCGATGGTCATGTCCATCACCTGGCGCACGGTGGCGTCGCCGTAGGCCGAGTCCTTCAGCTCCGGCACGTACTTCGTCACGGCTGCGGCGGGATCGAGCTTGCCGTCGGCGGCGAGGATCGCCGCCAGCGTGCCGACGAAGGACTTCGTCACCGAGAACGCGACATGCGGCCGCTGCACGCTGCCTTCGCCGAAATATTTCTCATAGACGACCTTGCCCTTGTGCAGCACCAGAATGCCGTCGGTGTAGGTCAGTTGCAGCGCGTCGTTGAAGGTGATCGCCTTGCCGTCCATTGTGGTGATCGCGACGTTGCCGAGATCGCGCTCGGCGCGCGGCAGCGGTGTCACCGGGCCTTCGCCGCGCGAGACATTGGCGGTCGGCACCAGTTCGCGGATGTGGCTGAATGCCCAGCGTGTGTTGGGAAATTTCAGGCTCGATCCGTCGATGAAGCGGATGGTCTTGTCCGGCGGCGGCGGAAAGCCCTGCATCATGCCGAGTGTTTTCGGGTCGCTTTGCGCGGCGGTGGGAAGCGGCTGCGCGGTCTGTGCATCTAGTTCGGTGGATGGCAGCAGTGTCATTCCGATACTCGTCAGGAGAGCGCAGAGGGCAGGGACGCGCGCCGCGATGCGAAAGGGCATGAATGTTTCCTCGGTTTCTTATGCCTTCGTTGCCGAAGTTGCGCGGAGCGTATCCGAGCACCTTTGGTCAGGCCAGCGCAGAATTCGCAAAGTCCGATGCCGCGCGTGCGCGATGTCGTGATCGGTGCATCAACAAAAAAGCCGCCGGAAAAATCCGGCGGCTTTTGCAGTGCGAGGCAGATCGCTTACGGGCAGGGATAACGGTTGCCGTCGCGATTGAGATAGGTGCCCGAACGCGGATCGTAGGAGCGATAGCGCTGCGCGCAATAGGCGGCGTTCTGCTGGGCCTGCGCCTGCGACGCGGCGATGGCGCCGCCGATGATTGCGCCAGCTGCGAGGCCGATGCCGATGCCCGCTGCGGTGCCGCCGCCGCCATGATGACGATGGCCGTAATAGCCGCGGCGGTGATAATACTGAACGTTCTCGATGTCGCTCGAGGCAGAAGCGGCGCTCGACAGCATGGCATCAGTCATCAGCGGCGCCGATGTCGCGGACTGCGGAAGAGTCAGTGTCGTTGCACCGGCAAGCAGCGCGGCCGCGAGAAGTTTTGCTGTTCGCATATCTGTTCCTTTTTGAGATTTCTGGACGATGTTTTCCAGCCGGATAGATTATACCCCTCGGCGCTGCCAAGCGCCAAGACGACGGCCCTGGCTATCGTGAATTCCGATTAACGGCCGGTGTCGAAGTATGACGATTTTGCACGGTCAGCGCTTGATGCAGATCATTCTTCAGATTCGCGCACAGCGCGGCGGTCCTTCACCACGCCGATGGTGACGCCGAGGCGCTCGATCCTGGCGACGACTTTCCCCGCGAGGGTGCGGTCGCAGTTCATATGCGTCGGTGCGATATAGAAATCCGCCAGGCGCCAGTCGTACATCTTGATCCACTGCAGGTTGGGCCGCGCATACTCCTCGTAAGAAACGCGCTCGCCGCATACAGCGACCTTGTAAGATTTGGTCTGCGCGGTTTCCGGCTCGGTGCGGTCGAGGTAGTCGTGCAATTCCTCGACGGCTTCCGGCATGATGTTGACCCAGTAGTCGGTCACGAAGCGCCGCGATGCGCCTTCCAGCCCGCCGACCAGCTGGTTGTAATAGAGATACTCGTAAGGATGCAGGTGATAGAGCTTGCCCGCCGTCCAGGTGAAGCAGGTCGCAATGACGGCGAACCAGACGATCACGGCATTGCGATGCAGCCGCGCCAGTGCGCCGATCGACGCGTTCATTCCGACGCCCGCGAGAACCGCGATGGCCGGAAACACGAACAGAAAGTGGCGGCAGCCGTCGAGCGCCGGTCCTTCGGTCACGACCTGGCAAGCCACCGGGAAGATCGCGGCGAATGCGATCAGTCCGAGTTCGCGGCGGCGTTGACCGCCGATCCCGCCGATGCGCGCGGGCAGAACGAGCAGCGCCAGCGACAGCAGCGTCGCGCCGAGCGTCAGCAGCGGCAGCCGGATCGCGATGTAAGTCGGCACATAGGCGCGCGGCACATCGGCCATCTCGTAGACCTTGCCGAACAGGATGGTGCGGATGTGATAATGAAAGTCGCTGAACGACAGCAGGCCGCGCACCGGATTGAGCGGCGACAGCGCCGCCCACGGCCACGCCGCGATCATGATGAGATAGGCGATCATGAAGCCGGGCAGGAACCACAGCGCCGCGCGCATCGCAAAGCGTGAACGCTCCCGCCAGTGGCCGATCACGGGACGCGGCAGGTTCATCAGAATGGCGAGGCCGGCATATCCGACCAGTAGCAGGCCGAGCGATTTGATGCCGAGCGCGGCGCCCATCATCGCGCCGAAGCCGATCACGTCGCGCATGCGCGGGGTCGGGAGATCGCGCGTGGCGCGGATCAGGAAGTACATCGCGCCGGCCATGAAGGAGGCGAGCGGAATGCCCTTGGTGTGGTTGTACATGCCGCCGTACCACGAGCCGCACAGCGCCAGCGCCACGATGGCGAAGAACGCCGCGCGCGGTCCCGCGATCAATCGCGCGGTTGCGCCCGCCGCGGCGATGCCGCCGATGCCGATCAGCGCGCACAGCAGATGACGCAGCTCGTACTGGTCGACCGGCAGGATCTGCGCGAGGCCGAGGGCTGCGATGTCGAACAGCCCGCCGTAGAGATAGAGGTTATCGAGCTTGAACAGCGACTGGTCGGTAAAGCCGCTCTTGTAGTAGGCGACGATCAGTTCGCCGTATTGATGCTGGACGCCTTCGTCGTTGGAAATCGCGTAGTCCTGGAAGGTCCAGACCGCGAGGACGACCAGCGCGCCCAAGGCGGCGCAGGAGGCAAGATCGAATGCATTGCGTGTGCCGAGCCAGAGCGCCAGTTGCCTGAATTTCAGGCCCATGCGTTCCCCGGCGCCAGCGAAATTGCGGCCGGAAACGTCCAGCCCCCCGCTTACGGAATCGGTCATTCCCCGGCGTTCCCCAGCTTTTGCGCCGTGCCCTCGCGGCGGAGCCGGCCCTCGGGCCGGCTCGGGAACAACCATAAGTGCGGGAAAGGCACTTGCTCAAGGAAATTGCATCTTGCGCTGCGAAAGGAGGCATTCGCAAAAAGTATTAGACGACAACCGTTAACCGTTTCGCGGCCCGGGTGATGCCGGTGTAGAGCCAGCGCGCCCGGCTATCCTGGAAGGCAAAGCTCTCGTCGAACAGCACGACGTCGTTCCACTGCGAGCCTTGCGACTTGTGGACTGTCAGCACGTAGCCATAGTCGAATTCGTCATAGGGGCGGCGCTGCTCCCACGGAATGTCCTCGATGCCGCCGCCGAAACAGTCGCCGCGCACCGACACTTTCGTCACCTTGGCGCTGCTGACCTCCTCGTCGGGCGACAACCGCATGGTGATAATGCTGGACTTGGACTGCGCCCGGGATTTCACCCGCCACAACCCGCCGTTGAACAGCGCTTTCTTACGGTTGTTGCGCAGGCAGACCAGCTTGTCGCCGGCCACCGGCAACGGATCTTCGATTCCCTGCTTCTGCCGCACGCGCATGTTGTAGGCGCGGCGGGTGTTGTTGCGGCCGACCAGAACCTGGTCGGCGGCCATCACCCGATCGGGATCGAGCGCATCGCGCCGCACCACTTCGCTTTCGCCGAAGGTGCCGAGATCGAGCGAGCGGCCCTCGCGCACCGCCATCGACATCCGCACGATAGGATCGTCCTGCGCCTGACGGTGGACCTCGGTGAGCATTGCGTCGGGTTCGGCATCAGTGAAGAAGCCGCCGCCCTGGATCGGCGGCAACTGCGCAGGATCGCCCAGCACCAGCAGCGGACAGTCGAACGACATCAGGTCGCGGCCGAGTTCGGCGTCCACCATCGAGCATTCGTCGATCACGATCAGCTTGGCCTTGGAGGCGGGGGCGTCGTCCCATAGCTCAAAGCTCGGCTGCTCCTCGCCGGACTCGCGGGTGCGATAGATCAGCGAATGGATGGTCGAGGCGTTGTCGCAGCCCTTGTTGCGCATCACCAGCGCGGCCTTGCCGGTGAATGCCGCAAACTTCACATTGCCGTTGACGTCGTCGGCGATGTGCCGCGCCAGCGTGGTCTTGCCGGTGCCGGCATAGCCGAACAGCCGGAACACCTGCGGCGTGCCGCCCTTGCCGGGTCTGGCCTTGAGCCAGTCGGCGACGGCGCGGAGCGCCTGATCCTGGTGTGGCGTGAATGTGGTCATCGGTGCGTGCGGCGATCTGTCGGGATTTGAGCGAAGAGACGTGCATAGCTGACTCGCAGCCGTCACGATGAGGAATAATGCGGCCGATTGTGACGAAACATCCGTCGCAATCGGCGCCGCTTCTCATATATGGTCTGGGCTGTAAGGTCCAAAGGACCGCAGACTTATCAAGGCTCGCATGGAACGGTTCTTTCTCCAGATCGCCACGGCGCTTAGCGCGCTGGCGCTGCTCGGGCTTGGCATCGCCGGCGTGATGCTCGGCGTTCAGTTCATGCACGGCGTCGGCACGATCACGGTCGACAATTACTTCCGGCTGCTCTCCGGCATTCTGGTCGGGATGGGCCTCCTGTTCCTGGTCTCGATCCCTCATGTCGAGCGCTATCGCGAACGGTTCGGAATTCTGACCTTCATGATCGTGCTGGGCGGTCTGGCGCATCTGTATTCGGTATTGCTCCACGGCATTCCGAGCATCGGCACGCTGTTCGGACTGTTCATGGAGTTGATCTACGCACCGCTGCTGTGGCTGCTGCAACGGCATGTCGCCCGGCGCGCCGCGCTGCATCCGCATTGATGCGGGCCGCCATGTCCGTGCTCAAGCGCGCTGCCATCGGCTTTGTGATCGTCTTCGTTGTCGCCGTGTTCGGCCTGTTCGTATTCAATGTCTACCGCCAGACATTCGGCGATGATCGCGGCGCGAAACCGCCGGTGATCTATGAGCGCTCCGACCGGCCGTCGCGCGCCTGAGATGCGAAGCGGTTGCGCGGGCGCGCCGCGTCTCTGTAGAGTGCCGCCACGCCGGCCGGGCACGGCCCACAAAAAAGCAATGAGGGTGTCCCTCATGAACAATAAGAACGGGAGACGCCTTCATGACCGCCACGTCGTTCGACTACACGCCGCTGCTGGCCGAGGGGCTGCCGCCGGCCGCGGCGAAATGGAACGGCTTTCCGAAGTATAATTTTGTCGGCGGCAACAACGACGCCGATCAGGTGCCGGTCGCCAAGCTGCTGGAAGCGTCCACTGCTGTGCTGACTCGCGAGGGCGCGACGCTCGCAACCTATGGGCTGAACAGTGGTCCGCTCGGCTATCGGCCCTTGCGCGAATTTCTGGTCGGCAAGCTCAAGCGCGACGCCGGTATCACCTGCACCGCCGATGAAATCCTCATCACGTCCGGTTCTCTGCAAGGCCTCGATCTCGTCAACGGCATCCTGCTGTCGCCGGGCGACACCGTGCTGATCGAGCAGGAATGCTATCAGGGATCGATCACGCGGCTGACGCGGCGCGGGGTCAAGATCGTCGGCATTCCGCTCGATCACGACGGCATGCGAACCGATGCGGTCGCAGCCGCGCTGGCCGACCTTAAGGCCAAGGGCATCCGCCCGAAATACATCTACACCATTCCGACGGTGCAGAATCCGACCGGCACCATCATGAGCGAACAGCGCCGCGCCGAATTGCTGAAGCTTGCGGACGACTACGGCGTGCCGATCTTCGAGGACGATTGCTACGCCGACCTGATCTGGAACGGTCAGCGTCCGCCCGCGCTCTACGCCATGAGCAAGACGAACAATGTCATTCATATCGGCTCGTTCTCGAAGTCGGTCGCGCCGGCATTGCGCGTCGGCTATATCGTGGCGCCTTGGAACGTGCTGTCGCGCATTCTCAGCATCAAGACCGATGCGGGATCGGGCGCGCTCGAGCAAATGGTGCTGGCGGAATTCTCCGCGGCGCATTTCAACGATCACGTGCCGAAGCTGAGGCGCGATCTGCGCGTCAAGCTGGAGGCGATGATGGAGGCGCTGGCCGAACAGTTCGGCACGGCGGCGGAGTTCGACGATCCGCGCGGCGGGATCTTTCTCTGGGTCAAGTTGCCGGACAATGTCGATACGCTGAAGCTCTATCAGGCGGCGCT includes the following:
- a CDS encoding serine hydrolase, giving the protein MTLLPSTELDAQTAQPLPTAAQSDPKTLGMMQGFPPPPDKTIRFIDGSSLKFPNTRWAFSHIRELVPTANVSRGEGPVTPLPRAERDLGNVAITTMDGKAITFNDALQLTYTDGILVLHKGKVVYEKYFGEGSVQRPHVAFSVTKSFVGTLAAILAADGKLDPAAAVTKYVPELKDSAYGDATVRQVMDMTIGVKFSENYSDPQAEVYDYARAGGMVPLTPNYQGPRTFFDFLVKLKKDGEHGNGFFYKTANAEVLAWIVKRASGLSMAELLSQRVWSKLGAEHDAYFMVDSIGTESGGGGLNTTLRDLARFGEMMRNKGKVSGKQVIPASAVADIEKGGRKEDFEKAGYSLLKGWSYRDMWWITHNEHNAYTARGIYGQSIYIDPKAEMVVVRYASHPMAANAANDPVSLPMYMAVAKTLMK
- a CDS encoding BA14K family protein; translation: MRTAKLLAAALLAGATTLTLPQSATSAPLMTDAMLSSAASASSDIENVQYYHRRGYYGHRHHGGGGTAAGIGIGLAAGAIIGGAIAASQAQAQQNAAYCAQRYRSYDPRSGTYLNRDGNRYPCP
- a CDS encoding glycosyltransferase family 39 protein, with the protein product MTDSVSGGLDVSGRNFAGAGERMGLKFRQLALWLGTRNAFDLASCAALGALVVLAVWTFQDYAISNDEGVQHQYGELIVAYYKSGFTDQSLFKLDNLYLYGGLFDIAALGLAQILPVDQYELRHLLCALIGIGGIAAAGATARLIAGPRAAFFAIVALALCGSWYGGMYNHTKGIPLASFMAGAMYFLIRATRDLPTPRMRDVIGFGAMMGAALGIKSLGLLLVGYAGLAILMNLPRPVIGHWRERSRFAMRAALWFLPGFMIAYLIMIAAWPWAALSPLNPVRGLLSFSDFHYHIRTILFGKVYEMADVPRAYVPTYIAIRLPLLTLGATLLSLALLVLPARIGGIGGQRRRELGLIAFAAIFPVACQVVTEGPALDGCRHFLFVFPAIAVLAGVGMNASIGALARLHRNAVIVWFAVIATCFTWTAGKLYHLHPYEYLYYNQLVGGLEGASRRFVTDYWVNIMPEAVEELHDYLDRTEPETAQTKSYKVAVCGERVSYEEYARPNLQWIKMYDWRLADFYIAPTHMNCDRTLAGKVVARIERLGVTIGVVKDRRAVRESEE
- a CDS encoding ATP-dependent RecD-like DNA helicase — translated: MTTFTPHQDQALRAVADWLKARPGKGGTPQVFRLFGYAGTGKTTLARHIADDVNGNVKFAAFTGKAALVMRNKGCDNASTIHSLIYRTRESGEEQPSFELWDDAPASKAKLIVIDECSMVDAELGRDLMSFDCPLLVLGDPAQLPPIQGGGFFTDAEPDAMLTEVHRQAQDDPIVRMSMAVREGRSLDLGTFGESEVVRRDALDPDRVMAADQVLVGRNNTRRAYNMRVRQKQGIEDPLPVAGDKLVCLRNNRKKALFNGGLWRVKSRAQSKSSIITMRLSPDEEVSSAKVTKVSVRGDCFGGGIEDIPWEQRRPYDEFDYGYVLTVHKSQGSQWNDVVLFDESFAFQDSRARWLYTGITRAAKRLTVVV
- a CDS encoding DUF4345 domain-containing protein, coding for MERFFLQIATALSALALLGLGIAGVMLGVQFMHGVGTITVDNYFRLLSGILVGMGLLFLVSIPHVERYRERFGILTFMIVLGGLAHLYSVLLHGIPSIGTLFGLFMELIYAPLLWLLQRHVARRAALHPH
- a CDS encoding PLP-dependent aminotransferase family protein, with amino-acid sequence MTATSFDYTPLLAEGLPPAAAKWNGFPKYNFVGGNNDADQVPVAKLLEASTAVLTREGATLATYGLNSGPLGYRPLREFLVGKLKRDAGITCTADEILITSGSLQGLDLVNGILLSPGDTVLIEQECYQGSITRLTRRGVKIVGIPLDHDGMRTDAVAAALADLKAKGIRPKYIYTIPTVQNPTGTIMSEQRRAELLKLADDYGVPIFEDDCYADLIWNGQRPPALYAMSKTNNVIHIGSFSKSVAPALRVGYIVAPWNVLSRILSIKTDAGSGALEQMVLAEFSAAHFNDHVPKLRRDLRVKLEAMMEALAEQFGTAAEFDDPRGGIFLWVKLPDNVDTLKLYQAALAAGIAINPGTEWSVNAAHSRSRLRLCFASPSVQEIRDGVAALAEVCRREFGVPSRSANVERAAGA